From Lujinxingia litoralis, one genomic window encodes:
- a CDS encoding formimidoylglutamate deiminase, whose protein sequence is MSRPRGGGRKSDGEDEMNHSAAEQRPEQDLTEYRARYVWSAGGWEERASVWVRGGQVIAVGDLEARPERYRSVDLGEVALVPGQINAHSHAFQRVMRGAAERRDPERPNDNFWTWREAMYGLALSLSAEEVEAAARLAFWEMARAGITQVGEFHYVHHRPDGQAYEDPNELAHRVIQAAQAVGIRIALLRVAYHSGDIGQPASPRQRRFIEPDVQTYLERLSALEARWGEVDKVSLGAAPHSIRAVDRSWVEAIADHCRSRDLVTHIHVCEQPAEIDAARRAYGMGPVEALHAWAGLDARWTLVHATHLNEREHAIVAETRPTVCACPTTERNLGDGFLPARRLIADAVPVALGSDSHTVIDPWEELRLVEYHERLRAQARNVLPAHAPGAQMSTAAVLWPMGTTWGGRALGRALSGCIEAGEPADFVALDLGDPGLWGAEPQTLLDHMVLSMSASAVRHTIVAGELVIEDRRHVDEDALLAPARDFLARRRAR, encoded by the coding sequence ATGAGCAGGCCCCGAGGTGGGGGCCGCAAGAGCGATGGTGAGGATGAAATGAATCACAGTGCAGCAGAGCAAAGGCCTGAGCAGGACCTGACCGAGTACCGCGCGCGCTACGTGTGGAGCGCCGGGGGATGGGAGGAGCGCGCCTCGGTATGGGTGCGTGGTGGGCAGGTGATCGCGGTCGGGGACTTGGAGGCTCGGCCGGAGCGCTATCGCAGCGTGGACCTGGGGGAGGTGGCGCTGGTGCCCGGGCAGATCAACGCGCACAGCCACGCGTTTCAGCGGGTGATGCGCGGGGCGGCGGAGCGACGCGACCCGGAGCGCCCCAACGATAACTTCTGGACCTGGCGCGAGGCGATGTACGGGCTGGCGCTGAGTTTGAGCGCGGAGGAAGTGGAGGCTGCCGCCCGCCTGGCTTTTTGGGAGATGGCTCGCGCCGGCATCACACAGGTCGGCGAGTTTCATTATGTGCATCATCGCCCCGATGGTCAGGCGTATGAGGATCCCAATGAGCTCGCGCATCGGGTGATTCAGGCAGCGCAGGCCGTGGGCATCCGCATCGCGCTCTTGCGCGTGGCCTATCACAGCGGCGATATCGGCCAGCCGGCCTCACCGCGGCAGCGTCGCTTCATTGAGCCCGACGTGCAGACCTACCTGGAGCGTTTGAGCGCGCTGGAAGCGCGTTGGGGAGAGGTGGATAAGGTCAGCCTGGGCGCGGCGCCGCATAGTATTCGGGCGGTCGATCGGAGCTGGGTGGAGGCGATCGCCGACCATTGTCGGTCGCGTGATCTGGTCACCCATATCCATGTGTGCGAGCAGCCTGCTGAGATCGATGCCGCGCGGCGCGCCTATGGCATGGGACCGGTCGAGGCGTTGCATGCCTGGGCCGGGTTAGATGCGCGCTGGACGCTTGTCCACGCCACCCACCTCAACGAGCGTGAACACGCCATTGTGGCCGAGACTCGCCCCACGGTGTGCGCGTGCCCGACCACCGAGCGCAATCTGGGCGATGGCTTTCTGCCCGCGCGGCGACTGATTGCCGACGCGGTGCCGGTGGCGCTGGGAAGTGACAGCCATACGGTGATCGACCCCTGGGAAGAGCTACGCCTGGTGGAGTACCACGAGCGTCTGCGCGCGCAGGCGCGAAATGTGCTCCCCGCGCACGCGCCCGGGGCCCAGATGAGCACCGCGGCGGTGCTCTGGCCGATGGGGACGACCTGGGGCGGGCGTGCCCTGGGCCGCGCGCTCTCCGGCTGCATTGAGGCCGGCGAGCCTGCGGACTTCGTGGCGCTCGATCTCGGCGACCCGGGGCTGTGGGGGGCCGAGCCTCAGACCTTGTTGGACCACATGGTTTTAAGTATGAGTGCCAGCGCGGTACGCCACACCATTGTGGCCGGCGAGCTGGTGATTGAAGATCGCAGGCACGTCGACGAAGACGCGCTACTCGCCCCGGCTCGCGACTTTCTGGCGCGGCGCCGGGCCCGCTGA